Proteins co-encoded in one Sinobacterium norvegicum genomic window:
- a CDS encoding SDR family NAD(P)-dependent oxidoreductase, whose amino-acid sequence MQFDNKTVWVTGASSGIGKETAIQLSAEVGRLVLSGRNVEQLEAVRKLCFNSEQHLVVPFDLAAMDDPAALVDDVWQQSGGVDILLNSGGISQRSLAMDCVAEVDRRLMEINFFGTVALTKALVSKLLTRPMPHRGDVITISSVSGKIGAPMRAGYCASKHAVVGYMDCLRAELSDSGVTVAVVSPGWVKTAIAENALDGDGSQYNRKDRDTENGIEVGDFVSMMIKKLKNGRQDIVIAAGKARFGYHFHRFFPELYHRLLKRVYQHQDQS is encoded by the coding sequence ATGCAGTTCGACAATAAGACCGTTTGGGTGACAGGCGCTTCCAGTGGTATCGGTAAAGAAACGGCTATTCAACTCAGTGCTGAGGTCGGTCGTTTGGTGTTGTCTGGCCGTAATGTAGAGCAGCTCGAAGCCGTGCGAAAATTGTGCTTTAACAGTGAACAGCATTTGGTTGTGCCCTTTGATTTGGCGGCGATGGATGATCCCGCGGCGCTGGTCGACGATGTGTGGCAGCAGAGTGGTGGTGTTGATATTTTGCTCAACAGTGGCGGTATTAGTCAGCGCAGCCTGGCCATGGACTGTGTGGCAGAGGTGGATCGCCGATTAATGGAGATCAACTTCTTCGGCACCGTCGCCTTAACCAAGGCATTAGTGTCCAAGCTGCTGACCAGGCCAATGCCACACCGCGGTGATGTAATTACCATATCCAGCGTTTCGGGAAAAATTGGTGCGCCGATGCGGGCGGGTTACTGTGCGTCCAAGCATGCGGTGGTCGGTTATATGGACTGTCTACGGGCAGAGTTAAGTGACAGTGGCGTCACCGTTGCCGTGGTCAGTCCGGGCTGGGTGAAAACCGCAATCGCCGAAAACGCCCTCGATGGCGATGGCAGTCAGTACAATCGTAAAGACCGGGATACCGAGAACGGTATTGAGGTTGGCGATTTTGTATCGATGATGATTAAAAAGCTGAAAAATGGGCGTCAGGATATTGTGATTGCTGCGGGCAAGGCCAGGTTTGGCTATCATTTTCATCGCTTCTTTCCCGAGCTCTACCACCGGTTACTGAAGAGGGTCTATCAGCATCAAGACCAGTCTTGA